The Xenopus laevis strain J_2021 chromosome 5L, Xenopus_laevis_v10.1, whole genome shotgun sequence genome has a segment encoding these proteins:
- the LOC108716633 gene encoding speedy protein 1-A-like — MSSRQEKKRTYTEALSPDLEVPVKKRCITEATESPESTAREDRKRMNTEALSPNLDVPAMKRCIEEASEGPEDSGRSEPAAAASTDFYQLLENPQIVHCLAIDSCKKLTDKYLLAMVKVYFQRAKLQEEEYNTFNFFAALLLANQMEEETNFRAVIYPWGLGDEFPVKWQEMRSKKLELWERMGFKAWVSRSSCEEAMEDNPTHWAWRRKRHHNHGLVIRLHARQRGYYYFNVPDISPAICSQCASKPPLPKKVRPDKELPFKRRMKRKLHPHPFQCNISFVL, encoded by the exons ATGTCTAGCAG gcaAGAGAAGAAAAGGACATACACCGAGGCTTTGTCACCTGACCTCGAAGTGCCGGTGAAGAAAAGATGCATCACGGAGGCTACAGAGAGCCCTGAATCTACTGCCAG GGAAGACAGGAAAAGGATGAACACCGAGGCCCTGTCACCCAACCTGGACGTGCCGGCGATGAAGAGATGCATCGAAGAGGCCAGTGAGGGCCCTGAAGATTCTGGCAG GTCTGAACCAGCTGCAGCCGCCAGCACCGACTTTTACCAACTGCTGG aaaatccGCAGATTGTACACTGCCTGGCAATAGACTCCTGCAAGAAACTTACTGATAAG TACCTTCTGGCCATGGTGAAGGTTTATTTCCAGCGCGCCAAGCTCCAAGAAGAAGAGTACAACACCTTCAACTTCTTTGCAGCCCT GCTTCTGGCCAATCAAATGGAAGAAGAAACAAACTTCCGTGCCGTGATTTACCCCTGGGGCCTTGGGGATGAGTTTCCGGTAAAATGGCAGGAGATGAGGAGCAAAAAACTGGAGTTGTGGGAGAGGATGGGCTTCAAAGCCTGGGTGAGCAGATCATCCTGTGAGGAG GCAATGGAAGATAACCCGACACACTGGGCATGGAGACGTAAAAGGCACCACAACCATGGTTTGGTCATCAGGTTGCACGCAAGACAGAGGGGCTACTACTACTTCAATGTCCCCGATATCAGCCCAGCCATCTGCTCCCAGTGCGCGTCCAAGCCCCCACTTCCAAAGAAAGTCCGGCCAGACAAG GAGTTGCCATTCAAGAGGAGGATGAAGAGAAAGCTCCACCCTCATCCTTTTCAGTGTAACATCAGTTTTGTATTATAG